The DNA segment AGTGCAGCCGTCCGCCCACCGGCGATGATCACCTGCACGCCCTGTGCCTCGAATCTCGAGACGAGTTCCGGAGAGGCGGCGGTGTCCGTGACCAGGATGTCGATGTCCTTCACATCCGCGAAGCGGTAGGCGCTGCGCGCACCCAGCTTCGTGCTGTCAGCCAGCACGATCACGCGGTCCACACGCTCCAGCAGGCGCTCCTTCAGCACACCGTGGCCATGGTTCACATCCATCGCGCCACGTTCAGGATCCAGCGCATCCACACCTAGGAATGCGCTGCGGATGACGAAGCGTTTCGAGGCATCCTCCGCCATCGCTCCGGTGTAGCTGCGTGACTGGTTCTCATAGGTGCCGCCGGTGCAGACCAGCGTGAGATCCGTGCGGGTGGCCAGAGTGACCACGATGTGATGGGCGTTGGTGACGACCGTCAACGGCATCGGCGGCAGGTGATCCGCCAACCGCAGCACCGTGGAACTAGCGTCCAGGAAGATGGTTTCGCGGGCTGAGATCAACTGGGCCGCCGCCGTGGCGATGACATCCTTCTCAGTCTCATTGATGGCGGTGCGCTCCGGCAGCGGCAGGTCGAACCGGTCCGGCTCAGGCCGCACCGCTCCGCCATGGGTCCGCAGCAGACGGCCCAGCCGCTCCAGCGCCGTCAGATCCTTACGGATGGTCTCATCCGAGACGCCGAATTCCTCCACCAGATCAATGTTCCGGACAGAGCCTTCCGTCTGGACCCGGTGGAGAATCTTGTGCTGGCGTTCCGTGACGAGCATTTGGGTGACGAAAACGTAAACTTTTTTCCCAATGATATCCAAGCCAAAACATTGGATTTAACGTTCCCAAGATTGGGCATGCTTGGTTTTCGCGCCTCATCCGCCGTTCCGTCGCAAGGATGTTGGTTTTTATTGGATTAACGAAATCGCAATCAACTCATTATCAACATTTTACGATTGCGGACGGAAAAATGATGGAGCTTAGTTGACCCAACGATCCCGGAAGTTGATTCCGC comes from the Luteolibacter sp. SL250 genome and includes:
- a CDS encoding DeoR/GlpR family DNA-binding transcription regulator — protein: MLVTERQHKILHRVQTEGSVRNIDLVEEFGVSDETIRKDLTALERLGRLLRTHGGAVRPEPDRFDLPLPERTAINETEKDVIATAAAQLISARETIFLDASSTVLRLADHLPPMPLTVVTNAHHIVVTLATRTDLTLVCTGGTYENQSRSYTGAMAEDASKRFVIRSAFLGVDALDPERGAMDVNHGHGVLKERLLERVDRVIVLADSTKLGARSAYRFADVKDIDILVTDTAASPELVSRFEAQGVQVIIAGGRTAALKKDKRKG